The following proteins are encoded in a genomic region of Sorangiineae bacterium MSr12523:
- the tmk gene encoding dTMP kinase: MSAIAGHFVVLEGIDGAGTTTQTAKLAEALRREGRRVRATREPSDGPIGAFIRQVLTGRIVAPPTAPGEPPSAPGWETMALLFAADRMDHVQSEILPFIAQGGIVISDRYDASSLAYQSVTSGHATDDPLSWIRSLNRYARRPDLTIVLDIAPDSAAERRAHRGEAAQLYEQNEVQRALAAFYKNITRYLPNDRVATVDAEADLETVHARVLDAYRAAFAS; encoded by the coding sequence ATGAGCGCCATCGCAGGTCATTTCGTCGTTCTCGAGGGCATCGACGGTGCCGGCACCACCACGCAAACGGCGAAGCTCGCCGAGGCGCTGCGCCGGGAGGGCCGTCGTGTGCGCGCAACCCGTGAGCCGAGCGACGGGCCCATCGGAGCCTTCATCCGCCAAGTGCTCACCGGACGCATCGTGGCGCCGCCCACCGCCCCCGGCGAGCCGCCGTCCGCCCCGGGGTGGGAGACGATGGCCCTTCTATTCGCGGCCGACCGCATGGATCACGTCCAGTCGGAAATTCTGCCGTTCATCGCCCAGGGAGGCATCGTCATCTCGGATCGCTACGATGCCTCGAGCCTCGCGTACCAGAGCGTGACCAGTGGCCATGCCACGGACGATCCTCTCTCGTGGATCCGTTCGTTGAACCGCTACGCGCGTCGCCCGGACCTGACCATCGTGCTCGACATTGCTCCGGACAGCGCTGCCGAGCGCCGGGCCCACCGCGGTGAGGCGGCCCAGCTCTACGAGCAAAACGAAGTGCAGCGCGCCTTGGCGGCATTTTACAAGAACATCACGCGCTATCTGCCCAACGACCGCGTTGCCACCGTCGATGCCGAGGCCGATCTGGAGACCGTGCACGCCCGCGTTCTCGACGCGTACCGAGCCGCGTTCGCGTCGTAA
- the panC gene encoding pantoate--beta-alanine ligase encodes MASPLPRVSRVSPVIAKTPAEFRAACEAARRSGANVGFVPTMGALHAGHLALVAKARELVGSKHTEGHTEGHIEGQGAAPPFIVVSIFVNPTQFGPNEDFVAYPRDFLSDVEKLSGLGVDLVFAPEATAMYPEGEQTRVRVQRLTEPLCGAFRPGHFEGVTTVVAKLFALSGPCVAVFGKKDYQQLAVLKKMVRDLFLPIELVGHPIVREVDGLALSSRNAYLSSTERERALGLSRGLRAAWNAFEGGERNAAVLREHAHREVQAVADRIDYVEVVDPDELSAFESPIARKGRALLAIACHVGRTRLIDNVVLGEDPLPGATS; translated from the coding sequence ATGGCATCGCCACTCCCTCGCGTTTCCCGCGTTTCCCCGGTCATTGCAAAAACCCCCGCCGAATTTCGAGCGGCCTGCGAGGCTGCCCGTCGGTCCGGCGCCAATGTAGGGTTTGTGCCTACCATGGGTGCTCTCCACGCAGGGCACCTGGCCCTGGTGGCAAAGGCTCGTGAGCTCGTCGGCTCCAAGCACACCGAAGGGCATACTGAAGGCCATATTGAAGGCCAGGGGGCAGCGCCTCCCTTCATCGTCGTGTCCATTTTCGTCAACCCAACACAGTTCGGCCCAAACGAAGACTTCGTTGCCTATCCGCGTGATTTTCTGAGCGACGTCGAAAAATTGTCCGGTTTGGGCGTCGATCTCGTGTTCGCCCCCGAGGCCACGGCGATGTATCCGGAGGGCGAGCAGACCCGCGTTCGCGTGCAGCGCTTGACCGAACCGCTTTGCGGGGCCTTCCGTCCGGGGCACTTCGAGGGTGTGACCACCGTCGTTGCGAAGCTGTTCGCGCTCTCCGGCCCATGCGTCGCGGTGTTCGGCAAGAAGGACTACCAGCAGCTCGCCGTCCTGAAAAAAATGGTGCGCGATCTCTTTCTTCCCATCGAGCTCGTGGGCCACCCCATCGTGCGCGAGGTCGACGGTCTGGCCCTGAGCTCCCGCAACGCGTACCTGTCGAGCACCGAACGCGAGCGAGCGCTCGGCCTGTCCCGAGGGCTCCGCGCCGCGTGGAACGCCTTCGAAGGCGGTGAGCGCAACGCGGCGGTGCTGCGCGAGCATGCCCACCGCGAGGTGCAGGCGGTGGCCGATCGCATCGACTACGTCGAGGTGGTCGACCCCGACGAGCTGTCGGCCTTCGAGTCGCCCATCGCACGAAAGGGGAGGGCGCTGCTGGCCATTGCCTGTCACGTTGGAAGGACGCGTCTCATCGACAACGTCGTGCTGGGCGAGGACCCGCTTCCGGGGGCAACATCATGA